The following are encoded together in the Perca fluviatilis chromosome 23, GENO_Pfluv_1.0, whole genome shotgun sequence genome:
- the elk3 gene encoding ETS domain-containing protein Elk-3, giving the protein MESSITLWQFLLQLLLDKSHKHLICWTSNDGEFKLLKSEEVAKLWGLRKNKTNMNYDKLSRALRYYYDKNIIKKVIGQKFVYKFVSSPEILMMDPAVVESGRSGEESGGATSEPEAEDEDGGGRNQYLHSSLYSSFTVGSPQHSLEPHRPIKTEPRSDHHGDSSSVIRFVTNRGHSSLSPTPPPSSADTSDSSRSSPRQARSSSCSSSPPQSPAHTLWRGRSQSTETNAIEQSAQPLNLSSGHRERERSQGTAMPERRRLASSVPLKSRKPKGLEISASSLLLTGSDLVSRALNSPALPSGSLTAAFLTTQTPSGLLLTPSPLLSNIHFWSNLSPVGPLSPAQLQSHAPLFQFPSLLNGVIPVPFTSMDAPSPLLLSPSSHKS; this is encoded by the exons ATGGAGAGTTCCATCACACTCTGGCAGTTCCTGCTGCAGCTGCTACTCGACAAAAGCCACAAACATCTCATCTGCTGGACGTCCAACGACGGCGAGTTCAAGCTGCTCAAGTCAGAAGAAGTGGCCAAGCTGTGGGGGCTGCGCAAGAACAAGACCAACATGAACTATGACAAGCTGAGCAGAGCTCTGCGCTACTACTACGACAAA AACATCATCAAGAAGGTGATCGGCCAGAAGTTCGTCTACAAGTTTGTGTCGTCCCCCGAGATTCTGATGATGGACCCTGCGGTGGTGGAGTCAGGCCGCAGCGGCGAGGAAAGTGGGGGTGCGACATCAGAGCCTGAGGCTGAAGACGAGGATGGGGGTGGGAGAAACCAATACCTTCACTCCAGCCTGTACTCCTCCTTCACCGTCGGCTCACCGCAGCACTCCTTGGAACCGCATCGGCCGATCAAGACGGAGCCCAGATCCGATCACCACGGCGACAGCTCCTCTGTCATCCGATTCGTAACCAACCGCGGCCACTCCTCGCtatcccccaccccacccccatcCTCGGCCGACACCTCCGATTCCTCCAGATCGTCTCCCCGGCAGGCCCGctcttcctcctgctcctcctccccgCCGCAGAGCCCCGCCCACACACTGTGGAGGGGGCGTAGCCAGAGCACAGAGACTAATGCGATAGAGCAGAGCGCTCAGCCTCTAAACCTGTCGTCGGgtcacagggagagagagaggtcacaGGGCACGGCGATGCCAGAGAGGAGGAGATTGGCCAGTAGCGTGCCTTTAAAAAGCAGAAAACCCAAAGGCTTGGAAATCTCcgcttcctctctcctcctgacAGGAAGTGACCTCGTCTCCAGAGCTCTCAACAGCCCGGCGCTGCCTTCAGGCTCCCTGACCGCTGCCTTCCTCACCACACAG ACTCCGTCTGGTCTGCTGCTCACTCCCAGTCCTCTACTCTCCAATATCCATTTCTGGTCCAACCTGAGTCCAGTGGGACCACTTAGCCCTGCACAACTGCAGAGCCATGCCCCCCTCtttcag TTCCCCTCACTGCTGAATGGAGTCATCCCTGTGCCTTTCACCAGCATGGACGctccctctcctctgctgctctccCCAAGCTCCCACAAGTCCTGA